In a single window of the Papaver somniferum cultivar HN1 chromosome 8, ASM357369v1, whole genome shotgun sequence genome:
- the LOC113306034 gene encoding uncharacterized protein LOC113306034: MSSCLQSSSSPFLLIHRNYRYDLLRTCEVSSIFYSSNPLINFGISKHRKLCLYASVSETKLEASWLPSERNANDGFGGWAIIETDTNENGDKKKKGFPSFLLVGLGASVAILLATVSYFSFSKKRYFKDSLTLPGFRVQFSSPLQRVSQSTSLHEVADSNVSNVEPMVKDSSLENVADIANDHVPASIKKLHRVVIPAAVDSTQQEAILLLKKLKIVEDDIKAHELCTRREYARWLVKANSVLERNPKNRISPSMLLAGSVVEAFDDMSPEDPDFWSVQREPSRRLALYEASYQSSPVFRTKLLIIFLKVLFLGLIS, translated from the exons ATGAGTTCTTGTCTACAATCTTCATCATCACCCTTTCTCCTTATTCATCGAAACTATCGCTATGATTTGCTTCGTACTTGTGAAGTTTCCTCAATTTTTTATTCTTCGAATCCACTTATCAATTTCGGAATCTCCAAACATCGTAAGTTATGTTTATATGCATCAGTTAGTGAAACAAAGCTTGAAGCTTCTTGGTTGCCTTCTGAAAGAAATGCAAATGATGGTTTTGGTGGTTGGGCAATTATTGAAACTGATACTAATGAAAATGGAGACAAAAAGAAGAAAG GTTTCCCGAGCTTTCTCTTAGTGGGTCTTGGAGCTTCTGTTGCAATTCTGCTTGCTACCGTTTCTTATTTCTCATTTTCAAAAAAAAGGTACTTCAAAGATTCTCTTACGTTACCGG GTTTTAGGGTTCAGTTTAGTTCTCCACTGCAAAGGGTATCTCAGTCCACCAGTCTACACGAAGTTGCTGACTCCAATGTGTCTAACGTGGAGCCTATGGTTAAAGACTCAAGTTTAGAGAATGTAGCTGATATAGCAAATGATCATGTGCCAG cttcaATTAAAAAGCTCCATCGAGTAGTTATTCCAGCTGCTGTGGATTCCACCCAACAGGAAGCTATTCTGCTCTTGAAGAAACTAAAG ATCGTTGAAGATGATATCAAAGCTCATGAGCTTTGTACCAGAAGGGAATATGCAAGATGGTTAGTCAAAGCAAATTCAGTGTTGGAAAG GAACCCAAAGAACAGGATCTCACCTTCCATGTTACTTGCTGGGTCAGTGGTTGAAGCTTTTGATGATATGAGTCCTGAAGATCCGGACTTTTGGTCCGTGCAACGTGAG CCCTCGCGGAGGCTGGCCTTGTACGAAGCAAGCTATCAATCAAGTCCAGTATTCAGAACGAAACTGTTAATTATCTTCCTGAAAG TTTTATTTCTCGGTTTGATCTCTTGA